The Lewinellaceae bacterium nucleotide sequence TATGGTTTCAATTTCGACCTTCTAGAATACGGTGCTTACCTGGGGAGAAAAACCACCAACAAAAGATTTTATTCCCAAACCACCCTGGGACTGCTGGAACAAAGGAATAAAGGGCAGATCGACCGACGATACGCCTACTTTCAACACTCCAGCACGATTGGCCGGAAATTAAATTTTTTCGGTTCCTTTGAACTCGACTTGTACAAAAAGGTCCTGGAAGTCACCTCAGTAGAACCCAGGTTAACCAATTTTTATGTATCGGGCAGGTATCGGATCACCAGGAGAATAGACTTTACCGTTTCGTATGACTCCAGGAAGCGTATTGTTTTTTATGAAACCTTAAAAACGGAAGTCGAACAACTGCTCGACGACGACATTGCGAGACAAGGCATTAGGGCAAGGATTAATGTAAAACCGATAAAGTACGTCAATACAGGAGTCAGCTACAGCAGACGTTTTCAGATTGACAATCAAAATAAATCAGATAACATAAATGGTTATGTCAGTCTGTCGAAAATTCCTGTCATCAACGGAAGTTTCTCGGTCAATTTCAACATGAATAGATCGAGGTACCTTGAAAGCCAGATTTTATCCTTCAGACATTCCAGATCCATGTTAAATAATAAATTAAGTACAGACTTATATTTTAGAATGGTTAATTATAAATATTTGAACAGCGAGCTTAAATTTGGTCAGCAGTACTATGGCGCAAATTTTACTTATCGCATTACCAACAAGCTGTCTTTCAGTATCTTAGGCGAGATGAATGCCAAATCTTCTGTGAACGATTTTAGAGTGAACACCAAAATTATTAAACGTTTTGACAACAAAAGATAATAACAAAACTATGAAGCGAGTATTAAAATCTTTTTTTAGCCTGGTCCTGTTTTCCATCTTGATCATGGGGTGTGGAGGCAAACCCAAAGTCATATCCGGTGGAGCAGAAAACAATGCTGCCGGGGGCAGTACCGGTATTTTTTCAGACGGCGGCACCATGAATTCACCCAACCAGTCCCCCATTCCCTCCATGAGTCCTGATTTGCATAATGTTGTAGTTGAAGATGCATTAAATACTACAAAATATGTTTACCTGAACGTTAAGGAAAACGGGAAAAAATTCTGGATCGCCACACTGAAACAAGAAGTGGAGATCGGGGGATCCTATTTTTATCGGGGCGGTTTATTAAAAACGAACTTTGAGAGCAAAGAACATAACCGCACCTTCGATACCATTTACCTGGTATCCAATATTACACCGGCCAATCACGGTAATACTGAAACCATATCGGATGGCGGAAATATCCCCACCGAAACGGATAAAAAGACCGGCCCTCGAAAAATTGATGTCGAAGGATCAGTGAAAATTTCAGAAATCGTGGCCAACCCACAAAAGTATGCCGGAAAAACCATTCAAATAAGCGGAGAATGCACCAAGATCAATCCGAATATCATGGGCGTCAACTGGATACACCTGAAAGACGGGAGCCGGGACGATTATGACCTCGTCATTACTTCTGATGTGGCGGTGCCTGAAGGACATGTAGTGACCATGACGGGCACAGTAGCCCTGGACAAGGATTTTGGTGCTGGATACCGATATGAGATCATCCTGGAAGGAGGAAAGATGGTGAGATAATATTACAGCTGTAAACAAGTGGTTTTCTGGAAGAAAACAAACACCTAAATTTAAAAAAATGCCTAAAGTCAACCCAACTTCAAAACTTTATTATGAATAAACTGTCGCCTATTTTGCTTTTTATTGGACTGACAGTTAATTTATTCGGCCAGTCCCCCCATGGCACTGAGTTTAAGATGGATTGCGCGGCATGCCATACCTCAGACAGTTGGGAAATCCCGATGAGTTCCTGGCATTTCACAGAATTCCCAAAAATCAGGGTTTCTGATATGACGGGCTGGGTTTTAGGTACCGACTCTACCGGTTTTAACCACTTTAATACAGCATTTGCCCTGCGTGGTTCGCACAATAATGTGGATTGCAGGCTTTGCCATCCTTCCCTTGTTTTTTCAGAAGCAGCAACGGAATGTATCTCCTGCCATACCGATATGCACAGTCAATCGGTTGGCAATGATTGTGTGCGCTGTCATACGGCCAACAACTGGCTGGTGGACAATATTCAGGAACTCCATGAAGAAAATGGTTTTCCACTGATCGCTCCTCATGATAACCAAAGTTGCGTGGATTGCCATACTTCCGCGTCAACGCTGATTTTCGAACGGATTGGCAACGAATGCATCAATTGCCACCAGGAAGATTTTAATAAAACCCAGCATCCGAACCATAACGAGCTGGGGTTTTCCACCGATTGCATCAGTTGCCACTTACCCAACGGAGACTGGCAGCCGGCCGGTTTTCCGGATCACGATCTGCAATTTTTTCCCATTTTCTCCGGGGCCCACGAAGGACAGTGGACAGACTGCATCGATTGCCATACCAATTCCAATAATTTCACAGAAGTAAGTTGTGTGGTTTGTCATGTTAACCCTGAAACAGATAATGCCCATGGTAGCGTAAACGGGTATATTTATAATGACGCCGCCTGTCTGGCTTGTCACCCCACCGGTGATGCAGATCTGGTTTTTGACCATAATGAAACCAATTTCCCGCTGACGGGAGCGCATTTAACCACCCTTTGCCTGGAATGCCATGCCACGGGATTCCAGGGAACCTCCACCCAATGTGTGGATTGCCATACCCAGGATTTTACATCCACGGTAAACCCGGATCATGAAGTGCTCAATTTATCAACGGATTGTGCCTCCTGCCATACGACGGACCCCGACTGGGTGCCCGCGACTTTTGCAATTCACGACGATTTCTACCCGCTTAATGGGGCGCATGCACTCATTGCCAATGAATGCGTACAGTGTCACAATGGAGATTATCAGAATACGCCCAATACTTGTGTGGGCTGTCACCTGGACGATTTTAACAATACGGTCGATCCGGATCACGAACAGGCCCAGTTCTCTACTGATTGTGCGACCTGTCATACAGAAACGTCCTGGATCCCATCCAATTTCGATCATGATGGTCAATACTTCCCTATCTACTCGGGAGCGCATGAAGGGCAATGGTCAGCATGTGTGGACTGCCATACCAACCCTGATAATTATGCTGATGTCAGTTGCGTAGTCTGCCATATCAATCCTGAAACAGATGATGTACATACCGGGGTGAATGGCTATGTTTACAATGATCAGGCTTGTCTGGCTTGTCACCCTACCGGGGATGCTGACATGCCATTTGATCACAATGCCACAAACTTCCCGCTGACAGGAGGTCATATCGGGGTGGATTGTATAGCATGCCACGAAAATGGATTTGAAGGTACTTCTACCAATTGTGTAGATTGCCACACCATGGATTTCAATGAAACCGTCAACCCGGATCACCAGACCCTCAACCTGCCAACCGATTGTGTCACGTGCCATACTACGGAACCTGGCTGGATGCCTGCCACTTTTGCGATGCATGATGATTTCTATCCGCTGAATGGTGCCCATGCACTGATTGCCAATGATTGTGTCCAATGCCACAACGGTAATTACAATAACACGCCTAATACTTGTGTAGGCTGTCACCTGGACGATTTCAATAATACCACCAATCCAAACCATAGCGAAAATAACTTTTCTTCTGATTGTACTACGTGTCATGGAGAACAAACCTGGACACCCTCTACTTTTGACCATGATGCCGTTTATCCCCTTTTAGGGGCACATGCCCTGATCGCCAATGATTGCGTTCAGTGTCACAACGGTGACTATGTGAATACGCCAAATACTTGTGTGGGTTGCCACCTGGAGGACTTCAATAATACCACCAACCCGAATCACCAACAGGCTCAATTCAATAATGATTGTGCGACCTGTCATGGTGAAAATGCCTGGGTTCCTTCCAATTTTGACCATGATGGTCAATATTTCCCGATCTACTCGGGAGCCCATGAAGGTCAATGGTCCGCATGTATAGATTGCCATACCAATCCGGACAACTATGCTGATGTAAGCTGTGTTGTTTGTCATGTCAATCCCGAAACGGATGATGTACATACAGGTGTAAACGGGTACGTTTTCAATGATGTCGCCTGCCTCGCCTGCCACCCTACCGGCGATGCCGATATGGTTTTTGACCACAATACCACCAACTTCCCACTTACCGGTGCCCACATTGGGGTGGAATGCCTGGAATGTCATGAAAATGGTTTTGCGGGTACTTCAACGAATTGTGTGGATTGTCACACCATGGATTTCAGTGGAACTGCCAACCCCAACCACCAGGAACTCAACCTTTCGACCGATTGTGCCATGTGTCACACTACGGAACCTGACTGGATGCCCGCGACTTTTGCGATGCACGATGATTTTTATCCGCTCAATGGGGCGCATGCTTTGATCGCCAATGATTGTGTTCAGTGTCATAACGGTGATTACGTCAATACGCCAAATACCTGTGTGGGTTGCCATTTGGATGACTTTAACAATACCACCAACCCGAATCACCAACAGGCACAATTCAGTACGGATTGTACCACCTGCCATGCTGAGAATAATTGGATGCCGGCAACTTTTGACCACGACGGTCAATATTTCCCGATCTATTCAGGGGCTCATGAAGGGCAATGGTCCGCATGTGTGGATTGCCATACCAATCCGGACAATTATGCTGATGTAAGCTGTGTCGTTTGTCATGTCAATCCCGAAACGGATGATGTACATACAGGTGTAAACGGGTACGTTTTCAATGACGTCGCCTGCCTCGCCTGCCACCCTACCGGCGATGCCGATATGGTTTTTGACCACAATACCACCAACTTCCCGCTGACGGGGGGGCATATCGGTGTGGAATGCCTGGAATGTCATGAAAATGGTTTTGCGGGTACTTCAACGAATTGTGTGGATTGTCACACCATGGATTTCAGTGGAACTGCCAACCCCAACCACCAGGAACTCAACCTTTCGACCGATTGTGCCATGTGTCACACTACGGAACCTGACTGGATGCCCGCGACTTTTGCGATGCACGATGATTTTTATCCGCTCAATGGGGCGCATGCACTGATCGCCAATGATTGTGTTCAGTGTCATAACGGTGATTACGTCAATACTCCGAATACCTGTGTGGGTTGCCATTTGGATGACTTTAACAATACCACCAATCCTAATCACCAACAGGCACAATTCAGTACGGATTGTACCACCTGCCATGCTGAGAATAATTGGATGCCGGCGACTTTTGACCACGACGGCCAATATTTTCCGATCTATTCAGGGGCTCATGAAGGGCAATGGTCCGCATGTGTGGATTGCCATACCAATCCGGACAACTATGCTGATGTAAGCTGTGTCGTTTGTCATGTCAATCCTGAAACGGATGATGTACATACAGGTGTAAACGGGTACGTTTTCAATGATGTAGCCTGCCTCGCCTGCCACCCTACCGGCAATGCCGATATGATTTTTGATCATAATGCGACCAACTTCCCGCTGACGGGGGCACATATCGGAGTGGAATGCCTGGAATGTCATGAAAATGGTTTTGCGGGTACTCCAATGAATTGTGTGGATTGTCACGCCATGGACTTTTCCGGCACGGTAAACCCAGATCACCAGGAACTCGGGTTTACCCCGAACTGTATCACATGTCATACCACCGAGCCCGACTGGATGCCTGCGACTTTTGACATCCATGACGATTATTATCCTTTGAATGGAGCCCATGCACTTATTGCCAACGAATGTGCAACTTGTCATAACGGAAATTATAACAATACACCGAATACCTGTGCCGGCTGTCATTTGGATGACTACAATGGTGCAATGAATCCAAATCACCAGGAGGGCAATTTCCCGATGGATTGTACTCAATGCCATGGGGAATCATCATGGACGCCGTCCAGTTTTGACCACAATGATGTTTACCCGCTCCTGGGCGCACATGCCTTGATCGCCAATGATTGCGTTCAGTGCCATAACGGGGATTACAATAATACACCGAACACCTGCGTGGGCTGTCACCTCGATGATTTCAATGGCACTACCAATCCGAATCACCAACAGGCGCAATTCAATACTGATTGTGCCATGTGTCATACCGAAAGTGGCTGGATGCCAGCTAATTTTGACCACGACGGACAGTATTTCCCTATTTATTCCGGAGCCCACAACGGGCAATGGTCAGCATGTGTAGATTGTCATTCCAATCCGAATAATTATGCAGAGGTGAGTTGCGTAAATTGCCACATGAACCCTGAAACAGATAATGCTCATGGGGGCGTGAACGGTTATGTGTTTAATGACGCAGCCTGTCTCGCCTGCCACCCTACCGGTGATGCTGATAATACTTTTGATCACAATGCCACCAACTTCCCCCTGACAGGAGGACATATTGGGGTGGATTGTATAGAATGCCATGCAAGCGGTTTTGCCGGTACTCCAACGGATTGTAACTTCTGCCATAATCTCGAATACAGCAATACAACCAATCCTAACCACTCTGCTTTGGGTATCCCGCTGGATTGTGCCTCATGTCATACTACCGAACCCGGATGGGCTCCTGCAGCTTTCGAAATTCATGACAATTATTACGCCCTGAATGATGCTCATGCCATCATCTCCAATGAATGCATCCAATGTCATAACGGAGATTATAATAATACACCGAACACCTGTGCCGGTTGTCACATACAGGACTATAGCGGCACCACCAATCCTGATCACCAGGAAGCTAACTTTTCAACGGATTGTATTCAATGTCACAGTGAAGTAGCATGGGTGCCTTCTAACTTCGACCATGACGCGTTTTATCCTCTTGTAGGTGCTCATGCCTTGATCGCCAATGAATGTGCAACTTGCCATAACGGGGATTACAACAATACACCGAACACTTGCGTGGGCTGTCACCTCGATGATTTCAATGGCACTACCAATCCAAATCACCAACAGGCTCAATTCAATACTGATTGTGCCATGTGCCATACCGAAAATGGCTGGATACCCTCTAATTTTGACCACGACGGACAGTATTTCCCTATTTACTCCGGGGCCCACGACGGGCAATGGTCAGCATGTGTAGATTGCCATACCAACCCGGACAACTATGCAGATGTAAGCTGTGTCGTTTGTCATGTCAATCCCGAAACGGATAATGCCCATGGTGGCGTAAACGGGTATATTTATAATGATGCGGCCTGCCTGGCGTGTCACCCTACCGGTGATGCTGATAATACTTTTGACCACAATGCCACCAACTTCCCGCTGACGGGAGGTCATATTGGGGTCGATTGTATAGAATGCCATGAAAGTGGTTTTGCCGGCACGCCAACGGATTGTAACTCCTGCCATAACCTCGATTACAGCAGTACAACCAATCCTAACCACTCTGCTTTGGGTATCCCGCTGGATTGTGCCTCATGCCATACCACCGAGCCCGGATGGGCTCCTGCAGCTTTCGAAATTCATGACAATTACTATCCTCTAACGGGTGAACATATGACGGTAGCCAATGATTGTGTGCTCTGCCATAATGGAGATTATAATAATACACCAAACACTTGCGTGGGCTGTCACCTCGATGATTTCAATGGCACCACCAATCCAAATCACCAACAGGTGCAATTCAATACTGATTGTGCCATGTGCCATACCGAAAGTGGCTGGATGCCTGCTAATTTTGACCACGACGGACAGTATTTCCCTATTTACTCCGGAGCCCACAACGGGCAATGGTCAGAATGTGTGGATTGCCATACCAACCCGAATAATTATGCAGAAGTGAGTTGCGTAAATTGCCACATGAATCCTGAAACGGATAATGCCCATGGGGGCGTGAACGGATATATTTATAATGATGCGGCTTGTCTGGCCTGCCACCCTACCGGTGATGCTGATAATACTTTTGATCACAATGCCACCAACTTCCCCCTGACAGGAGGACATATTGGGGTGGATTGTATAGAATGCCATGCAAGCGGTTTTGCCGGCACGCCAACGGATTGTAACTTCTGCCATAACCTCGATTACAGCAGTACAACCAATCCCAACCACTCTGTTTTGGGTATCCCGCTGGATTGTGCTATGTGCCATACCACCGAACCCGGTTGGGCTCCGGCAGCTTTTGAAATTCATGACAATTATTACCCGCTGAATGATGCCCATGCCATCATTGCCAACGAATGTGCGACTTGTCATAACGGAGATTATAATAATACACCAAACACTTGCGCCGGTTGTCATATAGAGGACTATAGCAGCACTACAAATCCGAATCACGCTCAATTGAACTTTTCAACCGATTGTACTCAATGTCACGGTGAAGTAGCCTGGGTGCCTTCTAACTTTGACCACGACGAAGTTTATCCGCTCGTGGGCGCTCATGCCTTGATCGCCAATGATTGTAATAGCTGCCATAACGGGGATTACAACAATACACCCAATACTTGTGTCGGTTGCCATATCGATGACTTTAACAGTACCACCAATCCGAATCACCAACAGGCCCAGTTTAATACCGAATGTGCCATGTGTCATACCGAAAACGGATGGATGCCCGCTAATTTTGACCACGACGGACAGTATTTCCCCATTTATTCCGGGGCTCACAACGGCCAATGGTCAGCATGTGTGGATTGCCATACCAACCCGAATAACTATGCGGAGGTAAGTTGTGTCGTTTGTCATGTCAATCCCGAAACGAATAATGCCCATGGTGGTGTGAACGGTTATGTTTATAATGACGCGGCTTGTCTGGCATGCCACCCTACCGGTGATGCTGATAATACTTTTGACCACAATGCCACAAACTTCCCGCTGACAGGAGGTCACATTGGGGTGGATTGTATAGAATGCCATGAAAGCGGTTTTGCCGGTACTCCAACGGATTGTAACTTCTGCCATAATCTCGAATACAGCAATACAACAAATCCTAACCACTCTGCTTTGGGTATCCCGCTGGATTGTGCCATGTGCCATACAACCGAACCGGGATGGGCTCCTGCAACTTTCGAAATTCATGACAATTATTATCCACTGACGGGTGAACATATGACTGTAGCCAATGATTGTGTGCTTTGCCATAATGGAAATTATATCAATACGCCAAATACCTGCGCCGGTTGTCATCAATCGGATTATAATAACACGAGCAATCCTGATCACCAGGCGCTCAACATCCCGACGAATTGCGACCAATGCCACACTACTGACCCTGACTGGATGCCGGCTACTTTCGACATTCATGATGATTATTATGCCCTCAATGGTGCCCATGCGCTCATTGCCAATGACTGTGCCCAATGCCATAACGGGAATTACAACAATACACCGAATACCTGTATCGGATGTCATACGGCTGATTACAACAGTACGAGCAATCCAAACCATACGGCCGTAAACTTCTCAACTGATTGTACCACCTGCCATACCGAATCAGCGTGGATACCTTCTACTTTTGACCACGATGTATATTATCCGTTGTTGGGAGCGCATGCATTGATCGCAAGTGATTGTAATACCTGTCATAATGGAGATTACAACAATACACCAAATACTTGCGTAGGCTGCCATTTGGATAATTACAACAGTACGACCAGTCCTAATCATACGGATGTAAATTTCTCCACCGATTGCGCATCCTGTCATACGGAATCATCATGGATACCTTCCACTTTTGATCATGATGCCATCTATCCTTTGTTAGGGGCTCATGCACTGATCGCTACGGATTGTAATGCCTGTCATACGACTAGTGATTACTCCAACACGCCTAACACCTGTGTCGGTTGCCATTTGGCTGATTATAACAGTGCCAATTCCCCCAACCACTCACAGGCTCAATTTCCTACAGATTGCACAATGTGCCATAATCAATCTGCCTGGGATCCATCCTCATTCAATCACGACGGACAGTATTTCCCTATTTATAGCGGAAAACATAATCATGAATGGGATCAATGCATTGAATGTCACCTGAATCCTAATGATTATTCTTCATTCAGTTGTATCGATTGCCATGAGCATAACAATCAGAATCATGTAAACAATGACCACTCAGATGTAAACGGTTATGTTTATGAAAGCAACGCATGTTATGCCTGCCATCCTGATGGAAATGATTGATCCACGTAGCGCCGGTCAGACCTCCGGGGTTTTAAAACCCCGGAGGTCTGACCCCCCCCTGCCCCCCTGGCTAAAAAAGCCTCGAAGTTTAGAAACGTGACATTTTTTGGAAACTTTTTTAAGGGTTTTCTCCATTTTTAGTGGATCAAAGCCATGGCGTGGCAAAAAAAATCCCGGATTTTACCTCAATCGGTAAAACCCGGGATTTTTTTCATCTTTGTTTTGAATCCTGTCGCAAATTTATTGCCTAATAAACATAAGGACTTCAAACAAAATATTACTGCTTATCAACTAATGATTTTAAACTTTCGTTTTCTCCAATAAGCGAGTACACTGATGGCAAACAATGAACCAGCAACGATATAAACCCATTGTGGTACCGGTACCGGATCTCCTGCAGCATAAGAATGTAATCCTGATAAGTAATAATTGACTCCGTAATAAGTCATGATCACCGTTGCCCAGCCGAAAAGAGAAGCCAGATTGTAGGCGAACAGCCCTCCCAATTTGGGGATGATCCGCATATGAAGTATAAATGCATAAACCAGTATCGTCACCAGGGCCCAGGTTTCTTTGGCATCCCAGCCCCAGTACCTTCCCCAGGATTCATTGGCCCAAACTCCACCAAGATAGGTGCCTATGCTTACCATGAACAAGCCTCCGATAAGGGTCATCTCGCTCATAAAAGTCATTTCCTGAATGATATCCTTTATCCTGTCTTTATTTTTTTCAGTTAAAAAGATCATCAGTACCAGGTTGATCAGTCCAATGATGGCTCCCAGCATCAGGAAACCGTAACTTCCTGCCTCAAGAGATACGTGGATGGTCAGCCAATAGGATTTGAGTACAGGCACCAAAGGAGTAATCTCCGGATCGAGGTAACTCAGACTGGCTACCAAAAGAACCGTGGCGGCCAGTACCATTGTGGCGGCTAACCCTCCAAATGACTTGCGGGTAAATATTACCCCGGCAAGGGTCGTCGTCCAGGCAATATAGATCATAGATTCGTAACCATTACTCCATGGTGCCCGACCGGAAACATACCATCGTAACCCCAAACCGAGGGTGTGAAAAAAGAATCCCAGCACGACCAACCCGAATAATATCCGGTAAACTGTTTTTAATTTTGTTTTCGGTCTGAACACGGATAAAAACAGGAAAAATAAAAAGGATAATCCTAAAAGGAAATAAACAACGGCCAAACGACTGAATACATTCAGTTTATTGAGTATGATCTCGGCGTTGATCTTTGAAGCCGTAGGGGTCATCCCTCCGCCCGCTGTTTTTTGATAGTTCCCCAATTCATCAATCAGCTTATCTACAAAAGAATAATCCTGTGTCTGCATGGCTTCCTGAAGTGCCGGAACATAAGCAGCAAAAAAGCGCTCTGCCACCGGTTGGTTAACAGGCTCCTGGCCATGTTCGTCGAGATTATTGGAGACCCATGTATTATTAGGGTCACCGGGAACAGGGATAATCTTAAAGATCCTTCCCGAATAAACCATACTGGCGACATTGACTTTTTCGTCAATTTTCATCAGCTCTTTTTCATATACCCCCCTGTCTATAGGTTGTAATCCATAGGCTCTACGCACTTCTTCCTTCAGTAGGTACTCCCCGCTTGGCGCAAAAAAGTCATTATAAGAGGCCATGTTGCCGGTTACTCCAAGTTTTTCACGGATAGTTTCATGTTTTCCCAATTTAATCATAGGCACCGTGTGCCACTCCCGACTGTTCACGAACATCCCCAATACCACCTGCTCTGCTGAAAGTCCGTTGATACTTTCCTTCCGGGCCAGTTTGCGCAAAATTTCGCGTGACATAGTGTGGACCGGCTTCATTCGTCCTTTATAATCCTGGACAATGAGTTTGCTGAATTTGTCAGCATGGTGAATGTCGACAACATATTGCATACTGGCAGGGGTAATCACTTTTTGTGCCGGCAAAAAAGTGGCCGTCGACAAAAGGATTAACAGGGTCATGAATGCACCTCTTTTTTCCCTGATTTTTTTAATATTTTCTGAGACTTTGTAAAACCTGCTTTTTTTGCTAAGCAAGGAAAACATCATCCCAAGAGTCAGTAGAATATAGCCCAAATAAGAAATCCAGGTTCCCCAAAAATCATGATTGACACTCAGGTAAGTGCCCAACTCATCATTATCAAAGGAAGATTGGAAAAAACGATATCCTCCATAAGTAAGAATATGGTTCATATAGATACGCTGGTCCCGTTTCAGGTCTTTCCGATTATCGATCAGCTGCACTTCACTGGCATAAGAAGATGCGTTATCCGTTCCCGGATATTTTTCCATGATGAAATCATATAATTTTATGGCAAAAGGTAAACTGATTTCTTTAGCGCCATAGGATATGGCAAAGCTCAATTTTCCAGCGTCTATTACTGTTGGCCGTCCAGGCATTCCTTTTTTTCCGTAAACCAATTTTTCCTGAGTCTCTCCATTGATCGTTACATCCATGACCAGCGCGGTCATGCTTTCATTTTTCACTTTTGCATTTTCCGACTTAATCAGGACCGTAGCCTGTTTATTAAAATCACCAAAGACAAAACTATTCATGCCATCGGAATACATGGACCTCAACCTCAGGGGATAATAATTCGGCCCGGGGTACAGGGTATCTACCTGCTGGGTTGCCATGACCATTTGGCTCATCACCCTGTTGGTTTTGATGAGCAGGGAATCATTTTTGAAATCAATGTTTACCGCTTCGGGCAAGGGTTCTGTTTTGAAATTAAAAAGCACATTCCTGATCCGTCGGGTTTCTCCCTGGCTTACGTAATATTCTTCCCGTCCACCTTGCCCGGCCATCACTATTTTGATGGTCGGAAGTCCACTGAGGCTTTCTTCCATCACCTCTGAGGGGTTAGGAATAAAATCCTTTACTTTTACTTCAATTAGATCGCTACCGATAAGGTAGGATTCTTCCCATTTGTTATTGCCAAGGGTTGCAAAAAGGACTGGTTCATCAAATTTATAGGAATTCCCGTCTTTCAATACCTCAAAATTCAAATATGTTTCGGCGGAAAGAAAGGTATTGGAAGTATCATTTTCCCGAATATGCATAATCCCTTCAGAACCAAAATACCGGGTAACGCCAGCGCCAAACAAAATGACGATCATCGCGGCATGAAAAGTCAGTAAGGCCCACTTTTTTTGAGGGATCATTCTGAATTTAATTATGTTCACGATGAGGGTTATCCCAAAGAGCAGCAGCAACAATTCAAACCAAGAAGATTTGAAGATCACTTTTTGGGCGGAACTGGTTCCAAAATCATTTTCAATGAAGGTGGCCACTCCGATTGAAGCGGCAAAAAGCAGCATATAAATTCCGGCTGCGCGGGTATTAAAAAA carries:
- the ccsA gene encoding cytochrome c biogenesis protein CcsA encodes the protein MDLNTTITFAKKYLSPFFNTRAAGIYMLLFAASIGVATFIENDFGTSSAQKVIFKSSWFELLLLLFGITLIVNIIKFRMIPQKKWALLTFHAAMIVILFGAGVTRYFGSEGIMHIRENDTSNTFLSAETYLNFEVLKDGNSYKFDEPVLFATLGNNKWEESYLIGSDLIEVKVKDFIPNPSEVMEESLSGLPTIKIVMAGQGGREEYYVSQGETRRIRNVLFNFKTEPLPEAVNIDFKNDSLLIKTNRVMSQMVMATQQVDTLYPGPNYYPLRLRSMYSDGMNSFVFGDFNKQATVLIKSENAKVKNESMTALVMDVTINGETQEKLVYGKKGMPGRPTVIDAGKLSFAISYGAKEISLPFAIKLYDFIMEKYPGTDNASSYASEVQLIDNRKDLKRDQRIYMNHILTYGGYRFFQSSFDNDELGTYLSVNHDFWGTWISYLGYILLTLGMMFSLLSKKSRFYKVSENIKKIREKRGAFMTLLILLSTATFLPAQKVITPASMQYVVDIHHADKFSKLIVQDYKGRMKPVHTMSREILRKLARKESINGLSAEQVVLGMFVNSREWHTVPMIKLGKHETIREKLGVTGNMASYNDFFAPSGEYLLKEEVRRAYGLQPIDRGVYEKELMKIDEKVNVASMVYSGRIFKIIPVPGDPNNTWVSNNLDEHGQEPVNQPVAERFFAAYVPALQEAMQTQDYSFVDKLIDELGNYQKTAGGGMTPTASKINAEIILNKLNVFSRLAVVYFLLGLSFLFFLFLSVFRPKTKLKTVYRILFGLVVLGFFFHTLGLGLRWYVSGRAPWSNGYESMIYIAWTTTLAGVIFTRKSFGGLAATMVLAATVLLVASLSYLDPEITPLVPVLKSYWLTIHVSLEAGSYGFLMLGAIIGLINLVLMIFLTEKNKDRIKDIIQEMTFMSEMTLIGGLFMVSIGTYLGGVWANESWGRYWGWDAKETWALVTILVYAFILHMRIIPKLGGLFAYNLASLFGWATVIMTYYGVNYYLSGLHSYAAGDPVPVPQWVYIVAGSLFAISVLAYWRKRKFKIIS